In the genome of Archangium lipolyticum, the window AGAAGCACCGCGCGCTGGGCAAGCGCCACGGGGTCCCCGTCTACACCTATGACCAGTACGAGGAGTGCCTCGCGCTGCCCGAGGTGGACGCGGTCTACATCGCGCTGCCCAACGCGCAGCATGCCGAGTACGCGGTGCGCGCGGCGCGGGCCGGGGCCCATGTGCTGTGCGAGAAGCCCCTGGCGCTCGACGAGAACCAGTGCCTGGAGATGATCCGCGCCGCCGAGGAGAGCGACGTCAAGCTGATGACGGCCTACCGGCTGCACTTCGAGTCCACCAACCTCGAGGCCGTGGAGGCGGTGCGCAAGGGGAAGATTGGCGAGCCGCGCCTCTTCAGCTCGTCGTTCAGCTTCCAGATCCAGGGGCCCAACATCCGTATCGACCGCGAGGCGGGTGGAGGGGTGGTGTGGGACATCGGCGTCTACTGCATCAACGCGGCGCGCTACCTCTTCCGCGCGGAGCCGCAGGAGGTGTTCGCCTTCAAGGCGAAGGGCAAGGATGAGCGCTTCGCGGAGACGGAGGAGGGCCTGTCGGCGGTACTCCGCTTCCCGGAGGATCGGCTGGCCTCGTTCAACCTGAGCTTCGGCGCCGCGCCCACGGCCACCTACCAGCTCGTGGGCACCCAGGGCAGCATCCGCCTGGACAACGCCTACGAGTACAAGGGGAAGATGACCTTCGAGCTGGAGGTGAAGGGCAAGAAGAAGAAGCGCACCCTGCCCCAGCGCGACCAGATCGGCCCGGAGCTCTCCTACTTCAGCGACTGCATCCTGAAGGACCGGCAGGTGGAGCCCGATGGCTGGGAGGGGCTGGCGGACGTGCGCATCGTCCGCGCGCTCTACACGTCGGCGGAGACGGGCCGGCCCGTGCGGCTGGAGCCCTTCGAGAAGCGGCTGCGTCCCACGGCGGAGCAGGAGCAGCGCCGCCCGCCCGTGGAGCCTCCCGAGCCCATCAACGCCGCGCCGCCCAGCGGCGGGTGAGCGCGGTCCACGACGGCGCTCCTTCTGCAGTCAGGGCGGATCCTTGGAATCCGAGGGAGTGGACTGAGCACTTCCTCCCGCGCGCGGCATGGTGCATCTTCCCGCCCCCCGCCGCGCGCCGCGGCCCCGTCCAGGAGCCCCCGCATGTTTCGTGCACTCACCCTGGTGAGTCTCCTGCTCTTCTGCCGACCCGTTCAGGCACAGGAGGGTTCCCCTCCCCCCGTGGATGCCGAGACGCTCGCCCGGAAACTCGGCGAGACGACATGGGGCATGGAGGACCTGTTCGCCGGCAAGGTGGAGGAGATGACCATCACGCTGCGCGTCGAGGAGCTGGACGGGGACGGCAACGTGAAGCACTCGCAGGAGCGGGTGGACCGTGTCCGGGTGAGGGACGGCCAGCAGCACCGTGAAATCCTCCAGGCCCGCAAGGATGGCCAGGACACCACCGAGGCCATGCGCAAGGACCTGGAGGAGCGCCAGCGCAAGGGCCAGGGCCGCGCGGAGTTCAACTCCGTCAACCTCCCCTTCGCCTCCTCCTACCTGGCGCAGCACCGCTTCTCGCTGGCGGGCCCGGACCCGAAGGACCCCAGCCGGCTGCGCCTGCGCTTCGAGCCCCGCGCCGACAAGGCCCCCTACGTCCACAAGGGCGAGGCGCTCGTGGACCCGTCCACCGGCCAGCTCGTCCGCCTGAACTACAGCCCCACGGAGCTGCCGAACATGGCCCACCGCGTCGACGTCCGCATGGACTT includes:
- a CDS encoding Gfo/Idh/MocA family protein, translating into MAARKQAGRQATKRAGKSSRQIGYAVVGLGHFAQDAILPAFKNAKKNSRLVALVSGDPQKHRALGKRHGVPVYTYDQYEECLALPEVDAVYIALPNAQHAEYAVRAARAGAHVLCEKPLALDENQCLEMIRAAEESDVKLMTAYRLHFESTNLEAVEAVRKGKIGEPRLFSSSFSFQIQGPNIRIDREAGGGVVWDIGVYCINAARYLFRAEPQEVFAFKAKGKDERFAETEEGLSAVLRFPEDRLASFNLSFGAAPTATYQLVGTQGSIRLDNAYEYKGKMTFELEVKGKKKKRTLPQRDQIGPELSYFSDCILKDRQVEPDGWEGLADVRIVRALYTSAETGRPVRLEPFEKRLRPTAEQEQRRPPVEPPEPINAAPPSGG